One segment of Cystobacter fuscus DSM 2262 DNA contains the following:
- the guaB gene encoding IMP dehydrogenase has product MDFDQKFGPEALTFDDVLLLPAKSDVLPRDCDVSTLLTREIRLSIPLVSSPMDTVTEARMAITLAREGGIGVLHKSMDVKRQAHLVSQVKRSENGVIRDPISCNPEDAIRKAQELMGQYHISGVPVVDRNGLLVGIITNRDVRFEENWDQPISAVMTKEHLVTAPEGTTLEQAKDILRKHKVEKLPLVDSRGMLKGLITIKDIEKVRKYPNAAKDARGRLLVAAAVGATPQYMERVDALVEAGVDVVVVDSAHGQSQGVLSTVSGIKRRHAKLQVIGGNVSTYDGARDMCEAGADAIRVGMGPGSICTTRMVAGIGVPQITAVYESTRAASQYGVPVIADGGVRYSGDIVKALAAGAHVVMMGSVFAGTDESPGDTEIYQGRSFKVYRAMGSLGAMRDGSPDRYFQEKGPKLVPEGIEGRVPSRGPVSDTIFQLVGGLRAGMGYCGTRNIEELRKNGRFIRITSSGVRESHPHDVQITKESPNYTPL; this is encoded by the coding sequence GTGGACTTCGACCAGAAGTTCGGTCCAGAGGCGTTGACGTTCGACGACGTTCTCTTGTTGCCAGCGAAGTCGGATGTGCTGCCGCGCGATTGCGATGTGAGCACGCTGCTGACCCGGGAGATCCGCCTGAGCATCCCGCTCGTCTCCTCGCCGATGGACACCGTGACCGAGGCCCGGATGGCGATCACCCTGGCGCGTGAGGGTGGCATTGGAGTCCTGCACAAGTCAATGGACGTGAAGCGGCAAGCCCACCTGGTCAGCCAGGTCAAGCGTTCCGAGAACGGCGTCATCCGGGATCCCATCTCGTGCAATCCGGAGGATGCCATCCGCAAGGCGCAGGAGCTGATGGGCCAGTACCACATCTCCGGTGTGCCCGTGGTGGATCGCAACGGGTTGCTGGTGGGCATCATCACGAACCGGGACGTGCGGTTCGAGGAGAACTGGGATCAGCCGATCTCCGCCGTCATGACGAAGGAGCATCTCGTCACGGCCCCCGAGGGCACGACCCTGGAGCAGGCCAAGGACATCCTGCGCAAGCACAAGGTGGAAAAGCTGCCCTTGGTGGACTCGCGCGGCATGCTCAAGGGGCTGATCACCATCAAGGACATCGAGAAGGTCCGCAAGTATCCGAATGCGGCCAAGGACGCCCGGGGCCGTCTGCTGGTGGCGGCCGCCGTCGGAGCGACGCCCCAGTACATGGAGCGGGTGGACGCGCTGGTGGAGGCCGGAGTGGATGTGGTGGTCGTGGACAGTGCCCACGGTCAGTCACAGGGCGTGCTGTCGACGGTGTCTGGCATCAAGCGCAGACATGCCAAGCTGCAGGTGATTGGCGGCAACGTGTCAACCTATGACGGGGCGCGAGACATGTGCGAGGCGGGCGCGGACGCGATCCGCGTCGGCATGGGCCCTGGCTCGATTTGCACCACCCGCATGGTGGCGGGCATCGGCGTGCCCCAGATCACGGCTGTCTATGAGAGCACCCGCGCCGCCAGCCAGTATGGCGTGCCGGTGATCGCCGACGGCGGTGTGCGCTACAGCGGAGACATCGTCAAGGCCCTGGCGGCGGGCGCCCATGTGGTGATGATGGGCTCGGTCTTCGCCGGAACGGATGAATCGCCGGGCGACACGGAGATCTACCAGGGCCGCTCCTTCAAGGTGTACCGGGCGATGGGCTCCCTGGGAGCCATGCGGGATGGTTCTCCGGATCGCTACTTCCAGGAGAAGGGCCCCAAGCTGGTGCCCGAGGGCATTGAAGGCCGCGTGCCGTCACGCGGCCCTGTCTCGGACACCATCTTCCAGCTCGTGGGCGGTCTGCGCGCTGGCATGGGTTACTGCGGCACCCGCAACATCGAGGAGTTGCGCAAGAACGGGCGCTTCATCCGCATCACGAGCTCCGGCGTCCGCGAGAGTCACCCGCACGACGTGCAGATCACCAAGGAGTCCCCGAACTACACCCCGCTGTAG